One Anopheles marshallii chromosome 3, idAnoMarsDA_429_01, whole genome shotgun sequence genomic region harbors:
- the LOC128713634 gene encoding extracellular serine/threonine protein kinase four-jointed, which translates to MFDVRTVESGACCEQERDTGDSAMSMTARRRRAFQRQACLLSVLAAFSLGLALGVFVPLIGISQGAATKGAVMVVSGEGGNPEMEPQPALQALHHPAHRMPHFPTIDDIRSDDGPRGRYAPVSFIAEEKLVGEGEVMFQPKLDPDGLMDRKLPAPGASIVEQMLAGSGKVATGPVLERRESRAGKLEEYNREDVEGVIRDGIYWGASVERALPVGFDRRQSDSWARYLREAEVERLEIGCGRMQNRLLVFRDGTRACARYRQNTDQIQGELFSFYLGQLLNLTNLAPSAASIIDPEARLWAAATEELAGAQWKPTKPVVITKWIGNLEPAGIPHPFRPLERHLNRFDVRNITEGLDRPRDGVRRLLLERLGTARDAPASAGAALPSSTAPPSQPPSPEVLERLVELAQWSDLIVFDYLIANLDRVVNNLYNFQWNADIMAAPAHNLARQTDSSLLVFLDNESGLLHGYRLLKKYEAYHGLLLDNLCVFRRSTVRALEGLRDASVGQRLNALFERTTTAQIRDVLPPLPEKSVKILVDRIERVLGQVQKCRETFAVR; encoded by the coding sequence ATGTTTGACGTGCGCACCGTCGAATCGGGTGCCTGTTGTGAACAAGAGCGTGATACTGGCGACAGCGCAATGTCAATGACCGCGCGACGACGGCGCGCCTTCCAGCGGCAGGCCTGTCTGCTGAGCGTTCTGGCCGCGTTTTCGCTCGGGCTAGCgctcggtgtgtttgtgccgcTGATCGGCATTTCGCAGGGTGCAGCAACCAAGGgtgcggtgatggtggtgagcGGGGAGGGCGGCAACCCCGAGATGGAGCCCCAGCCCGCGCTGCAAGCCCTGCATCACCCCGCCCACCGGATGCCTCATTTTCCGACAATCGACGATATCCGGTCGGACGATGGTCCACGGGGCCGGTACGCGCCGGTGTCGTTTATCGCGGAGGAAAAGCTGGTCGGCGAGGGGGAGGTAATGTTTCAGCCAAAACTGGACCCGGACGGTTTGATGGACAGAAAGCTGCCAGCGCCGGGCGCATCGATCGTGGAGCAAATGTTGGCCGGAAGTGGGAAGGTAGCGACCGGCCCGGTGCTGGAACGCCGAGAGTCTCGCGCAGGCAAGCTGGAAGAGTACAACCGGGAGGATGTGGAGGGCGTCATACGGGACGGAATCTACTGGGGTGCGAGTGTTGAGCGTGCCCTACCGGTAGGCTTCGATCGGCGACAGAGTGACTCTTGGGCGCGGTATCTCCGGGAGGCGGAGGTAGAACGGTTAGAGATTGGCTGTGGACGCATGCAGAACCGTTTGCTGGTGTTCCGGGATGGTACGCGTGCCTGTGCCCGGTATAGGCAGAATACCGACCAGATCCAGGGTGAGCTGTTCTCGTTCTATCTCGGACAGCTGCTGAACCTCACCAACCTCGCACCGAGTGCGGCTTCCATCATTGACCCGGAGGCACGTCTATGGGCGGCTGCAACGGAGGAGCTAGCGGGTGCTCAGTGGAAACCCACCAAGCCCGTCGTCATAACCAAGTGGATCGGTAATCTGGAACCCGCAGGTATCCCGCACCCATTCCGACCACTCGAGCGTCATCTGAACCGATTCGACGTACGCAACATTACCGAGGGACTCGACCGGCCTCGGGACGGTGTGAGACGGCTGCTTCTCGAACGGCTCGGTACAGCCCGGGACGCTCCCGCGAGTGCGGGGGCCGCCCTTCCCTCATCGACCGCACCACCATCACAACCCCCTTCGCCCGAGGTGCTCGAGCGGCTAGTCGAGCTGGCCCAGTGGTCCGATCTGATCGTGTTCGACTACCTCATCGCCAACCTGGACCGGGTCGTCAACAACCTGTACAACTTCCAGTGGAACGCGGACATCATGGCGGCGCCCGCACACAATCTCGCCCGCCAAACCGACTCGTCGCTGCTCGTCTTTCTCGATAACGAGTCGGGCCTGCTGCACGGTTACCGGCTGCTGAAGAAGTACGAAGCCTACCACGGGCTGCTGCTGGACAACCTGTGCGTGTTCCGGCGGTCGACAGTCCGGGCGCTCGAAGGGCTGCGGGACGCGAGCGTCGGCCAGCGGCTAAACGCGCTGTTCGAGCGCACGACGACGGCGCAGATACGGGACGTGTTGCCACCGCTGCCGGAGAAGTCCGTCAAGATTCTAGTCGACCGCATCGAACGGGTGCTCGGGCAGGTGCAGAAGTGTCGGGAAACGTTCGCCGTCCGATAG